From one Triticum aestivum cultivar Chinese Spring chromosome 4B, IWGSC CS RefSeq v2.1, whole genome shotgun sequence genomic stretch:
- the LOC123093069 gene encoding calcium-transporting ATPase 2, plasma membrane-type has product MESYLNENFGGVKPKHSSDEALGRWRKVVGVVKNPKRRFRFTANLGKRSEAAAMKRTNQEKLRVAVLVSKAALQFIHGLAPHSEYTVPAAVKAAGYGICAEELSSVVESHDIKKLKAHGGTEGLISKVSTSESDGVSTSKDKLASRQEIFGINKFAETEARSFWVFVWEALHDMTLMILAACAFFSLVVGIATEGWPKGAHDGLGIVASILLVVFVTATSDYRQSLQFKDLDKEKKKITVQVTRSGYRQKLSIYELLVGDIVHLSIGDQVPADGLFVSGFSLLINESSLTGESEPVAVNAENPFLLSGTKVQDGSCKMLVTTVGMRTQWGKLMATLSEGGDDETPLQVKLNGVATIIGKIGLVFAVVTFAVLTESLFRRKIMDGSYLSWSGDDALELLEFFAIAVTIVVVAVPEGLPLAVTLSLAFAMKKMMNDKALVRHLAACETMGSATSICSDKTGTLTTNHMTVVKACICGKIKEVEKSSDTKSLFSELPASVMTMLSQSIFNNTGGDVVINQDGKREILGTPTEAAILELGLSLGGDFQAVRKATTLIKVEPFNSAKKRMGVVIQLPGGAFRAHCKGASEIILASCSKYLNDQGNAVPLDTATIAHLNATIESFANEALRTLCLAYIEVADGFSANDAIPEEGYTCIGIVGIKDPVRPGVKESVAICRSAGITVRMVTGDNINTAKAIARECGILTEGGLAIEGPDFRTKSAEEMYKLIPKIQVMARSSPLDKHTLVKNLRTTHEEVVAVTGDGTNDAPALHEADIGLAMGIAGTEVAKESADVIILDDNFSTIVTVAKWGRSVYINIQKFVQFQLTVNVVALVVNFSSACMTGSAPLTAVQLLWVNMIMDTLGALALATEPPNDELMKRTPVGRKGNFISNIMWRNIMGQAIYQFFVIWYLQTEGKTLFELKGDNSDLVLNTLIFNCFVFCQVFNEVSSREMERINVFKGILNNNVFVAVLGSTVLFQIIIVQFLGDFANTTPLSLREWFSCIVIGFIGMPIAAIVKLFPVGSQ; this is encoded by the exons ATGGAGAGCTACCTCAACGAGAACTTCGGGGGCGTCAAGCCCAAGCACTCCTCCGACGAGGCGCTGGGACGATGGCGCAAGGTCGTCGGCGTCGTCAAGAACCCCAAGCGCCGCTTCCGCTTCACCGCCAACCTCGGCAAGCGATCCGAGGCGGCCGCCATGAAGCGGACCAACCAG GAGAAGCTGCGTGTTGCTGTGCTTGTTTCAAAGGCTGCACTTCAGTTCATCCATG GTCTTGCTCCCCACAGCGAGTACACAGTCCCTGCCGCCGTCAAGGCAGCAGGCTATGGCATCTGTGCTGAGGAACTGAGCTCTGTTGTCGAGAGCCACGACATCAAGAAGCTGAAAGCACATGGCGGCACCGAGGGCCTCATATCAAAGGTGTCTACCTCAGAGTCGGATGGCGTCAGCACATCCAAGGACAAGCTTGCATCCCGGCAGGAGATCTTTGGCATCAACAAATTCGCCGAGACGGAGGCCCGCAGCTTCTGGGTCTTTGTCTGGGAGGCGCTCCACGACATGACACTCATGATCCTTGCTGCATGTGCCTTCTTCTCGCTCGTCGTCGGCATTGCCACCGAGGGGTGGCCCAAGGGCGCGCATGATGGCCTTGGCATCGTCGCTAGTATTCTTCTGGTTGTGTTTGTCACTGCGACAAGCGACTACCGGCAATCCCTGCAGTTCAAGGACCTtgacaaggagaagaagaagatcacGGTGCAGGTCACTCGGAGTGGGTACCGGCAGAAGCTCTCGATATACGAGCTTCTCGTTGGTGACATTGTGCACCTTTCCATTGGTGATCAAGTACCAGCTGACGGTTTGTTCGTATCAGGATTCTCATTGCTGATTAATGAATCAAGCCTGACTGGGGAGAGTGAACCAGTTGCTGTCAATGCCGAGAACCCATTCCTTTTGTCAGGAACTAAAGTGCAGGATGGTTCTTGCAAGATGCTTGTGACGACAGTCGGCATGAGGACTCAATGGGGTAAACTCATGGCCACCCTCAGTGAAGGCGGGGATGATGAGACGCCATTGCAGGTCAAGCTGAACGGCGTTGCAACCATCATTGGCAAAATAGGCCTCGTCTTTGCTGTTGTCACATTTGCAGTGCTCACTGAAAGCCTGTTCCGCCGCAAGATCATGGATGGTTCGTACTTGAGTTGGAGTGGAGATGATGCACTGGAGCTGCTTGAGTTCTTTGCTATTGCTGTTACTATTGTTGTCGTAGCAGTTCCTGAAGGCTTACCGCTCGCCGTGACCTTGAGCCTTGCATTTgccatgaagaagatgatgaatgaCAAGGCACTTGTCCGACACCTTGCAGCTTGTGAGACCATGGGCTCAGCAACCTCCATTTGCAGTGACAAGACTGGCACACTCACAACGAATCACATGACTGTCGTCAAGGCTTGCATCTGTGGCAAAATTAAAGAAGTGGAAAAATCTTCAGACACCAAGAGCTTATTCTCTGAGCTACCGGCTTCTGTCATGACAATGCTCTCGCAGTCCATATTTAACAACACCGGTGGCGATGTTGTCATCAACCAGGATGGCAAACGCGAAATACTGGGCACACCAACTGAGGCAGCAATTCTAGAGCTTGGGCTGTCACTCGGTGGAGATTTCCAGGCAGTGCGAAAAGCAACCACCCTCATCAAAGTTGAGCCATTTAACTCCGCGAAGAAGAGAATGGGAGTGGTCATCCAGCTGCCAGGGGGTGCATTCCGTGCTCACTGCAAAGGTGCATCAGAGATCATATTGGCATCTTGCAGCAAGTACCTGAATGACCAAGGCAATGCCGTCCCCCTTGACACTGCAACTATTGCTCACTTGAATGCCACGATTGAGAGCTTTGCAAATGAGGCACTTCGCACTCTGTGCCTTGCTTACATTGAAGTTGCAGATGGGTTCTCAGCTAATGATGCAATTCCTGAAGAGGGGTACACATGCATTGGCATTGTTGGGATTAAAGACCCAGTGCGCCCGGGTGTGAAGGAATCTGTCGCCATCTGCAGGTCAGCCGGTATTACTGTCAGGATGGTCACAGGCGACAACATTAACACAGCAAAGGCAATTGCCCGGGAATGTGGCATTTTGACTGAAGGCGGTCTTGCCATTGAAGGCCCAGATTTTAGAACTAAGAGTGCAGAAGAAATGTATAAATTGATACCAAAGATACAG GTAATGGCTAGGTCTTCACCACTTGACAAGCACACCTTAGTGAAGAATCTCCGGACTACACATGAAGAAGTTGTTGCCGTGACTGGTGACGGAACAAATGATGCACCCGCACTTCATGAGGCTGATATTGGACTTGCGATGGGCATTGCTGGAACTGAG GTTGCAAAAGAGAGTGCCGATGTCATTATTCTTGATGACAACTTCTCCACTATAGTCACGGTTGCCAAATGGGGTCGATCTGTGTACATCAACATTCAGAAGTTTGTGCAGTTTCAACTGACAGTCAACGTGGTTGCCCTCGTTGTGAACTTCTCGTCAGCTTGCATGACAG GGAGTGCTCCCCTTACTGCTGTTCAGTTGCTCTGGGTCAATATGATCATGGACACACTAGGAGCATTGGCATTGGCCACAGAACCTCCAAACGATGAACTGATGAAGAGGACTCCTGTTGGAAGGAAAGGAAACTTCATTAGCAACATTATGTGGAGGAACATCATGGGACAGGCAATCTACCAGTTCTTTGTAATTTGGTATCTGCAGACGGAAGGAAAGACGTTGTTTGAACTTAAGGGTGATAATTCCGATCTAGTCTTGAACACGCTCATCTTCAATTGCTTTGTGTTCTGCCAG GTGTTCAACGAGGTGAGCTCCAGAGAGATGGAGAGGATAAATGTATTCAAAGGCATTCTAAACAACAACGTGTTCGTCGCGGTGCTCGGCAGCACGGTCTTATTCCAGATCATCATAGTACAGTTCCTTGGCGATTTCGCGAACACCACCCCTCTGTCACTCAGGGAGTggttctcctgcatcgtcatcggCTTCATAGGCATGCCTATCGCCGCGATAGTCAAGCTCTTCCCAGTGGGTTCTCAGTAG